The Colletotrichum higginsianum IMI 349063 chromosome 2, whole genome shotgun sequence genome has a segment encoding these proteins:
- a CDS encoding NmrA-like family protein codes for MSFNRIAVYGHRGWGSSSIVDALIASGAPVKILYRHGSDISSLPGHVTKVEVDVDDEAALIDALQNIDIVVSLVGHEGVRRQHGFVKAIPKTNVKLFSPSDLAARYDEQGLRVSVNKEKDEVEKAAKAAGIPTTVVLVGNFAEFALNTPGMGVDSAGNMITHSGNSADEKLNLCTRKYVAAAYASIFAATPISQLENRAIALCELAPTGREIEAALEAKHGVAPQVSTHSLDRVNGEVEGGLQSGSPFALAWYCRKIWATGQQCQMVGTDFWEVDGYDKATLEDLVVRGKLEAYREMPPQVAEYFKQCF; via the exons ATGTCATTCAATCGAATCGCTGTCTATGGCCATCGTGGATGGGGCAGCTCCAGCATCGTCGACGCGTTGATTGCGTCGGGGGCGCCAGTCAAGATCCTGTATCGCCACGGCTCGGACATCTCGAGCCTTCCCGGCCACGTCACCAAGGTTGAGGTagacgtcgacgatgaggctGCACTTATCGACGCTCTGCAAAATATTGACATTGTGGT ATCTCTTGTTGGACATGAAGGTGTCCGTAGACAACACGGATTCGTCAAGGCCATTCCCAAGACAAACGTCAAGCTGTTCTCGCCTTCAGACCTTGCGGCACGTTATGACGAGCAAGGCCTGAGGGTCAGTGTCAACAAAGAGAaagacgaggtcgagaaggctGCCAAAGCCGCCGGAATCCCGACGACTGTCGTGCTCGTGGGCAACTTTGCCGAATTCGCCCTCAACACTCC GGGTATGGGCGTGGACTCGGCCGGGAACATGATCACCCACTCCGGCAACAGCGCGGATGAGAAGCTGAACCTCTG CACGAGAAAGTACGTGGCTGCAGCCTACGCGTCCATTTTCGCGGCCACGCCTATCTCCCAGCTCGAGAACCGTGCCATCGCCCTCTGCGAGCTGGCACCCACAGGAAGGGAGATCGAAGCTGCACTGGAAGCGAAGCACGGCGTTGCGCCGCAGGTCTCTACTCACAGCCTCGACAGAGTCAACGGCGAGGTGGAAGGCGGCCTTCAGTCCGGCAGCCCCTTCGCCTTGGCTTGGTACTGCCGCAAGATCTGGGCCACAGGTCAGCAGTGCCAGATGGTGGGAACCGACTTTTGGGAGGTCGATGGTTACGACAAAGCAACTCTTGAGGATCTGGTTGTCAGAGGAAAGCTGGAGGCCTATCGGGAGATGCCGCCACAGGTCGCTGAGTATTTCAAGCAGTGCTTCTAA
- a CDS encoding Riboflavin biosynthesis protein RibD domain-containing protein — MKEPLRRLRYNVAVSLDGFIAPLDGTTDWIVHDDSIDLDALDAQFDTFVMGRKTYECLSDMGELNPLRNHPPQNLVVVSKTLKGEQHPGVTVVSRDFVDRIADLKNAEGRDIWLMGGGQLAGPCLDAGILDSVETAIIPVMLRKGARMVPESPQATLGGFKLDLVECRQLEPSGIVRCKYNVSRQMAASLGEAMFSC; from the coding sequence ATGAAAGAACCACTCAGACGTCTGCGGTACAACGTGGCCGTGTCGCTCGACGGCTTTATCGCCCCTCTGGACGGAACGACAGACTGGATCGTGCACGACGACAGCATCGACCtggacgccctcgacgcgcAGTTCGACACCTTCGTCATGGGGCGCAAGACGTACGAATGCCTCTCCGACATGGGCGAGCTGAACCCGCTGCGTAACCACCCTCCCCAAAACCTGGTCGTGGTCAGCAAGACGCTGAAGGGCGAGCAGCACCCGGGCGTCACGGTGGTCTCGCGGGACTTTGTCGACCGCATCGCGGACCTCAAGAACGCCGAGGGCCGGGACATCTGGCTCATGGGCGGCGGGCAGCTGGCGGGGCCGTGCCTGGACGCGGGGATCCTGGACTCGGTGGAGACGGCCATCATACCGGTGATGCTGCGGAAGGGCGCGAGGATGGTGCCGGAGTCGCCGCAAGCGACGCTGGGCGGGTTCAAGCTGGATCTCGTGGAGTGCCGGCAGCTGGAGCCGAGCGGGATCGTCCGGTGCAAGTACAATGTCAGTAGgcagatggcggcgtcgttgGGAGAGGCCATGTTTTCTTGTtga
- a CDS encoding AFUA_2G17970 family ergot alkaloid biosynthesis protein: protein MATSNSTTVLILGGTGKVGRQIAKLFAATSIPTYQASRSGASTTEPGADNIKPVAFDWEDETTWTAALDTGATSIFLVAPPVMDMLPPMQSFIDQVRMKGDTTVTKRFVLLSGSPIEPDINGYAMGRPHAYLKDLGDRGEVQWAAIRPTWFQQNFVEQDNHRGAIVDESTIYSATADGKIPWVATEDIAACAYQLLTQEDAPNDQYLILGPELLAYDDIATILSEVLGRKIVHKKLSTQELVDRFAGQGMPRDYAEMMGGLDTAIKNGSEDRTNSVVLALTGRRPRTFRETAEKNKGVWATVA from the exons ATGGCAACAAGCAACTCAACGACAGTGTTAATCCTAGGCGGAACCGGCAAGGTCGGCCGGCAGATCGCGAAGCTCTTCGCGGCGACCTCAATCCCTACATACCAGGCCTCCCGGAGCGGAGCCTCCACCACGGAACCGGGCGCCGACAACATCAAGCCCGTCGCCTTCGACTGGGAGGATGAGACGACGTGGACCGCCGCCCTGGACACCGGCGCGACGAGCATCTTTCTCGTCGCCCCGCCGGTCATGGACatgctgccgccgatgcaGTCCTTCATCGACCAGGTCAGAATGAAGGGAGACACCACCGTCACCAAGCGATTCGTCCTGTTGAGCGGAAGCCCCATCGAGCCGGACATCAACGGCTACGCGATGGGCCGGCCGCATGCGTATCTGAAGGACCTTGGCGACAGGGGGGAAGTGCAGTGGGCTGCGATACGACCGACTTGGTTTCAAC AGAActtcgtcgagcaggacAATCACCGCGGAGCGATTGTTGACGAGAGCACCATCtactcggcgacggcggacggCAAGATCCCCTGGGTGGCGACCGAGGACATTGCGGCCTGCGCGTACCAGCTCCTCACCCAGGAGGACGCGCCCAACGACCAGTATCTCATTCTTGGCCCGGAGCTGCTGGCCTACGACGAC ATCGCCACGATCCTCTccgaggtcctcggccgcaAGATCGTGCACAAGAAGCTCTCGACGCAGGAGCTCGTGGACCGGTTCGCCGGCCAGGGCATGCCGCGGGACTACGCCGAGATGATGGGCGGCCTGGACACCGCCATCAAGAACGGCAGCGAGGACCGGACGAACAGCGTCGTGCTCGCGCTGACGGGAAGACGGCCAAGGACGTTCcgcgagacggccgagaagaacaaGGGTGTCTGGGCGACGGTAGCGTAG
- a CDS encoding Glycoside hydrolase family 2, whose amino-acid sequence MESSFDPVKDDRTVMTGAGERRSTEDAPNPLTYPKAAEPFSQELFKSPTSEYRGCPLWAWNTKLDKEKLLRQIDHLKDMGMGGFHMHVRTGLDTDYMGPEFMDRVRDCVEYAESKGMLACLYDDDRWPSGVAGGKVVKEYPEHKAKHLMFTPRPYGSVELGGDCSPSTARACRSEQGYLLARFSVTLDENGRLKSSKKLQGGEDAEPGGRVWYCYVEINPPSAWFNGQTYVDTMSTEAINRFIESTHEVYKDKIGDKFGTVVPCIFTDEPQVANKTQLSSPTSVEDVFLPWTGDLPETFRNAFGDDADLISSIPELIWDLPGDTPSLARYRFHDHVSERFVTSFLDLLASWCRKNKILLDGHMMEEPTLRSQTTAHGETMRCYRNQSMPGMDLLNDWVEYNTAKQCTSVGRQNGIRGAMSEIYGCTHWYFSFEGHKGCGDWHAALGITFRVQHLSWLSMAGEGKRDYPASINYQSPWYREYGYVEDHFARVGVAMTRGRAVTRVAVVHPIESFWLCFGPNNSGDDEGGRRDQAFVELTDWLLHGLVDFDFIAESLLSNQIDKTVEVSAPLKVGHCEYDVVILPNLRTIRSFTLDVVKKFAAAGGKVIIAGAGPVLVDAQYPPPEINLDIEPCTKVDWNKDAILSIVSESRELKIDLKQGGPTQTLLYQLRQDGEERFLFVCNTDRTNPYDTVVNIKGEWDVEIMDTFTGNCHHHKVKYDDGWTVFEHRFEGCASLLLRLHPILAETLSFVDVVEEVASAPCQKQSAELKLEEVVLSEPNVLMLDYALYRIDDDPWEDASRQEILRIDNEIRGRLRLPPKGSAWRQPWTVPQSERAAKVYVDLRFEFESQIVVKTPAYLAMENPENASISINGHKLPLDAEVLSWWVDEDIKTVPVPKRAIRRGKNVIELSMPFGVLTNLERIYVLGSFSVELKDNLPVLCERRRSLGWGDVVPQGHPFYVGNVTYNCSFSLLSRSDVTLSVPQFSTPVVKVHWGEKGRKSGHIALQPRTLALGELEAGRHEVAITAFGYRYNSFGHVHLAAGYPGCSPDRWRSAGPDWSEEYQLRPNGILEKPSVLVESKTGDGSEDWIVLAE is encoded by the exons ATGGAATCGTCCTTCGATCCCGTCAAAGACGACAGGACCGTCATgaccggcgccggtgaaCGCCGGAGCACGGAGGATGCGCCGAACCCGCTGACGTaccccaaggccgccgagccctTCAGCCAGGAGCTCTTCAAGAGCCCGACGTCGGAGTACCGGGGATGCCCGTTGTGGGCATGGAATACGAAGCTGGACAAGGAAAAGCTCCTCCGGCAGATCGACCACCTGAAAGACATGGGTATGGGCGGCTTCCACATGCACGTCCGGACCGGGTTGGATACCGACTACATGGGCCCCGAGTTCATGGATCGTGTGCGAGACTGTGTCGAATATGCCGAGAGCAAGGGGATGCTCGCCTGCCT ATATGATGATGACCGCTGGCCCTCGGGGGTTGCTGGCGGCAAGGTTGTGAAGGAATATCCCGAACACAAGGCCAAGCATCTCATGTTCACGCCACGACCATACGGCAGTGTTGAACTTGGAGG CGATTGCTCCCCCAGCACAGCACGAGCATGCCGGAGTGAGCAGGGATATCTGCTCGCCCGGTTCTCCGTCACCCTCGATGAGAATGGCCGTCTCAAGTCGAGCAAGAAGCTCCAGGGAGGCGAAGACGCGGAgcccggcggccgagtgTGGTATTGCTACGTCGAGATCAacccgccctcggcctggtTCAACGGCCAGACCTACGTCGACACGATGAGCACCGAAGCCATCAACCGCTTCATAGAGAGCACTCACGAGGTCTACAAGGACAAGATCGGCGACAAGTTCGGCACCGTGGTGCCCTGCATCTTCACCGATGAGCCCCAGGTCGCCAACAAGACCCAACTCTCCAGCCCGACCAGCGTCGAAGACGTCTTCCTCCCGTGGACGGGGGATCTCCCCGAGACCTTCCGGAACGccttcggcgacgacgccgatcTCATCAGCAGCATCCCCGAGCTGATCTGGGACCTGCCGGGAGACACGCCCAGCCTGGCCCGCTACCGGTTCCACGACCACGTCAGCGAGCGCTTTGTCACGTccttcctcgacctcctcgcgAGCTGGTGCCGCAAGAACAAgatcctcctcgacggccacaTGATGGAGGAGCCGACGCTGCGGTCCCAGACGACGGCGCACGGCGAGACGATGCGGTGCTACCGCAACCAGTCGATGCCCGGCATGGACCTGCTCAACGACTGGGTCGAGTACAACACGGCCAAGCAGTGCACGAGCGTGGGCCGCCAGAACGGCATCCGCGGCGCCATGAGCGAGATCTACGGCTGCACCCACTGGTACTTCAGCTTCGAGGGCCACAAGGGCTGCGGCGACTGgcacgccgccctcggcatcacCTTCCGCGTCCAGCACCTCAGCTGGCTCAGcatggccggcgagggcaagcGGGACTACCCGGCCAGCATCAACTACCAGAGCCCGTGGTACCGCGAGTATGGCTACGTCGAGGACCACTTCGcccgcgtcggcgtcgccatgACCCGCGGCAGGGCCGTCAcccgcgtcgccgtcgtccacccCATCGAGAGCTTCTGGCTGTGCTTCGGCCCCAACaacagcggcgacgacgagggcggccgccgcgaccAGGCCTTTGTCGAGCTGACGGACTGGCTTCTGCACGGCCTGGTGGACTTTGACTTCATCGCCGAGAGCCTGCTGTCGAACCAGATCGACAAGACGGTGGAGGTGTCGGCGCCCCTGAAGGTTGGCCACTGCGAGTacgacgtcgtcatcttGCCCAACCTCCGGACGATCCGGTCCTTcaccctcgacgtcgtcaagaaGTTTGCCGCGGCAGGGGGTAAAGTCATCATCGCCGGGGCGGGGCCGGTGTTGGTCGACGCGCAATACCCGCCGCCGGAGATCAACCTCGACATCGAGCCGTGTACCAAGGTCGACTGGAACAAGGACGCCATCCTCTCCATCGTCTCCGAAAGCCGAGAGCTGAAGATCGATCTCAAGCAAGGGGGGCCGACCCAGACTCTCTTGTACCAGCTGCGCCAGGATGGCGAAGAGAGATTCCTCTTTGTCTGCAACACGGACCGCACTAACCCGTACGATACGGTGGTCAACATCAAGGGCGAATGGGACGTTGAGATCATGGACACCTTCACAGGCAactgccaccaccacaagGTCAAGTATGACGACGGATGGACAGTCTTCGAGCATCGGTTCGAGGGCTGCGCCAGCTTGTTGTTGAGACTGCAccccatcctcgccgagacCCTGTccttcgtcgacgtcgtcgaggaggtcgctTCGGCGCCGTGCCAAAAGCAGTCGGCAGAACTCAAGCTGGAGGAGGTCGTCCTCTCCGAGCCCAACGTCCTGATGCTCGACTACGCGCTCTACAggatcgacgacgacccgtGGGAAGACGCGTCGCGGCAGGAGATCCTCAGGATCGACAACGAGATCCGCGGCCGTCTGCGTCTGCCCCCCAAGGGCTCGGCATGGAGGCAGCCCTGGACCGTTCCGCAGTCGGAGCGGGCCGCCAAGGTCTACGTCGACCTGCGCTTCGAGTTCGAGTCCCAGATCGTCGTCAAGACGCCCGCCTACCTCGCCATGGAGAACCCGGAGAACGCGAGCATCTCCATCAACGGCCACAAGCTGccgctcgacgccgaggtgcTGTCCTGGtgggtcgacgaggacattAAGACAGTCCCCGTGCCGAAGCGGGCGATCCGCAGGGGCAAGAACGTCATCGAGCTCAGCATGCCCTTCGGCGTGCTGACGAACCTCGAGAGGATCTACGTTCTCGGCAGCTTCAGCGTCGAGCTCAAGGACAACCTGCCCGTCCTGTGCGAGAGGCGCCGGAGCCTGGGATGGGGCGACGTCGTGCCGCAGGGCCACCCGTTCTACGTCGGTAACGTCACCTACAACTGCAGCTTCTCGCTCCTGTCCCGGTCGGACGTGACGCTGTCGGTCCCGCAGTTCTCCACgcccgtcgtcaaggtcCATTGGGGGGAGAAGGGCCGGAAGAGCGGGCACATCGCGCTGCAGCCGAGGACGCTGGCCCTCggggagctcgaggccgggaGGCACGAGGTCGCCATCACCGCCTTTGGGTACCGGTACAACTCGTTCGGCCACGTCCACCTGGCAGCAGGGTACCCCGGTTGTTCGCCTGACCGGTGGCGAT CTGCGGGTCCGGACTGGAGTGAAGAGTATCAGTTAAGACCAAACGGTATCTTGGAGAAGCCTTCCGTTCTTGTGGAGTCAAAAACCGGCGATGGGAGCGAGGACTGGATCGTCCTGGCTGAGTAA
- a CDS encoding Integral membrane protein, which yields MSEAYAAENKGPNIMLTIFVIVDISTLFIAARLFVRIKILGQTHLDDHLTVLSLLLSYLTVGLEIWAIRCGNGRHADTLSQEQQSAAILSTISGFPPNVLAYTVPKFAVVALLVRILNPGRVHQMVLWSLATVCLVLVSLCIIILFAQCSPTYAQWDFSVTNKNCWSPSVLVNVAILTRAYSAALDLYLAIYPATVLMRLQMNMKKKIALSVALGIGSIVEGNTLIIAACIPILGPLVELALGRRVLSTTDRKYQEQSGTAELQLVSIGRKGPRSLPWNGDSVGRTSTTVIGSHHEGKDASSQESILEATLRQKKDVVGIIRREDITISYETDDGPKSLAGIDKPAKGNPF from the exons ATGTCGGAAGCCTACGCGGCCGAGAACAAAGGCCCAAACATCATGTTGACAATATTTGTTATTGTCGACATCAGCACTCTGTTTATTGCCGCTCGTCTCTTTGTACGAATCAAGATCCTCGGCCAGACGCACTTGGATGACCATTTGACCGTATTGTCGCTG CTTCTCAGCTATCTCACAGTCGGTCTCGAGATATGGGCCATTCGATGCGGTAACGGCCGACACGCCGACACCCTTTCGCAAGAGCAGCAATCCGCCGCTATCCTGTCGACCATCTCCGGTTTCCCTCCGAACGTACTCGCATATACAGTACCCAAGTTTGCTGTAGTGGCGTTATTGGTCAGAATATTGAACCCTGGGAGAGTGCATCAGATGGTACTTTGGTCACTGGCGACTGTATGTTTGGTACTCGTATCACTGTGCATCATCATCCTGTTTGCTCAGTGTAGTCCGACATATGCTCAGTGGGACTTCTCGGTGACGAACAAGAACTGTTGGAGTCCATCGGTTCTTGTCAACGTTGCTATTTTGACGAGAG CATATTCTGCAGCACTTGACCTTTATCTTGCAATCTACCCGGCCACAGTGCTCATGAGACTTCAAATGAATATGAAAAAGAAGATAGCTTTGAGCGTTGCCCTTGGTATTGGCTCTAT CGTCGAAGGCAACACCCTTATCATTGCTGCCTGTATACCCATTCTGGGGCCTCTTGTGGAACTTGCTCTGGGACGTCGCGTACTCAGCACGACTGACCGGAAGTACCAGGAACAGAGCGGCACTGCTGAATTGCAACTGGTTTCAATTGGGAGAAAAGGCCCTCGGTCGCTCCCTTGGAACGGGGACTCTGTTGGCAGAACATCCACCACGGTTATTGGTTCGCACCACGAGGGGAAAGACGCCAGCAGCCAGGAAAGCATCCTCGAGGCTACATTGAGGCAGAAGAAGGACGTGGTAGGAATCATTAGACGGGAAGATATCACAATATCCTACGAGACCGATGATGGGCCGAAAAGTCTGGCCGGCATTGACAAACCAGCCAAGGGGAATCCGTTTTAG
- a CDS encoding Sterigmatocystin 8-o-methyltransferase — MGSIPNGDPPGIELSVALTACDLSSVVQHAKKISALADVAASGNDAARLSALASARALVHALETPRETMIKYCWAQPAAFTALTYAVDSGLFALMAKSQAPQRVADLARTLGHDPALLGRIMRHLGAMLYITETGPNEYKPTNFSNALTINSMGAGYPCVAGACMESLAKFHEFAKKTNYREPQDVFNGSLQYGYNTKLDCFSWFAANPPYDFQFAQHMGAYRQGRPSWMDEGMYPVKERLIKGFDHSGDGVLLVDVGGSFGHDMDELRRKQPAAPGRLVVQDLPSVISQIEKLDDRIERMGHDFFNEQPIKGQYTNWNLSKSDYPLFGTPPISAPQK, encoded by the exons ATGGGTTCTATCCCCAACGGAGACCCCCCGGGTATCGAATTATCGGTTGCCTTGACGGCATGCGATCTTTCCAGCGTTGTCCAACACGCGAAGAAGATCTCGGCGCTCGCGGACGTTGCTGCCAGTGGCAACGATGCGGCACGCTTGAGCGCGCTCGCCAGCGCCCGCGCGCTTGTCCATGCCCTGGAGACTCCTCGCGAGACCATGATAAAATACTGTTGGGCACAA CCTGCCGCCTTCACGGCCTTGACCTACGCCGTCGACTCGGGCCTTTTCGCCTTGATGGCAAAAAGTCAAGCGCCGCAGAGAGTCGCTGATCTTGCCAGGACATTGGGACATGACCCTGCGTTACTAG GCAGGATAATGCGTCATCTCGGCGCGATGTTGTACATCACCGAAACCGGGCCAAACGAGTACAAACCGACAAACTTTTCCAACGCGCTCACAATTAATAGCATGGGGGCAGGCTACCCCTGCGT CGCCGGTGCATGCATGGAATCACTGGCCAAGTTCCATGAGTTTGCCAAAAAGACCAACTACCGCGAACCACAAGACGTCTTCAACGGTTCGTTGCAGTACGGATACAACACCAAGCTCGATTGCTTCAGTTGGTTTGCGGCGAACCCTCC ATATGATTTCCAGTTTGCCCAGCACATGGGGGCATACCGGCAAGGTCGGCCCAGCTGGATGGATGAGGGGATGTATCCTGTCAAAGAGCGCTTGATCAAAGGATTCGACCACTCTGGAGACGGCGTCTTGCTAGTCGACGTCGGGGGTAGTTTTGGACACGACATGGATGAGCTCAGGAGAAAACAGCCCGCTGCTCCTGGCAGACTTGTCGTGCAAGATCTTCCTAGCGTCATCAGCCAGATCGAGAAACTGGACGACAGGATCGAGAGGATGGGCCACGATTTCTTCAATGAGCAGCCTATTAAAGGTCAGTATACCAACTGGAACTTGagtaagtcagactacccacttttcggcaccccccccatttcggcaccccaaaaatga
- a CDS encoding Sterigmatocystin 8-o-methyltransferase encodes MHSVLHDWPDDKCKEILCRTTAVMKPGYSKLLVNENCIPDTGADWQNTGQDIMMLTLVSSRERTRVEWRDLLEKAGLRIVNIYGGGNGVESLIECELA; translated from the coding sequence ATGCACTCTGTCCTCCACGACTGGCCAGATGACAAGTGCAAGGAGATCTTGTGCCGTacgacggcggtgatgaAGCCAGGCTACAGCAAATTGCTGGTCAACGAGAACTGCATTCCGGACACCGGTGCCGACTGGCAGAATACGGGACAGGACATCATGATGCTCACCCTCGTCAGCAGTCGAGAACGCACGAGGGTCGAGTGGCGAGATCTGCTGGAGAAGGCCGGGTTGCGAATTGTCAACATATACGGAGGTGGAAACGGGGTGGAAAGCCTGATTGAATGCGAGCTGGCCTGA